The Elgaria multicarinata webbii isolate HBS135686 ecotype San Diego chromosome 1, rElgMul1.1.pri, whole genome shotgun sequence genome has a window encoding:
- the DYNLRB1 gene encoding dynein light chain roadblock-type 1, which yields MAEVEETLKRIQSQKGVQGIIVVNSEGIPIKTTMDNSTTMQYAGLMHNLIMKARGTVRDIDPQNDLTFLRIRSKKNEIMIAPDKDYFLIVIQNPTE from the exons ATG gCTGAGGTGGAAGAAACCCTGAAGCGAATTCAGAGTCAAAAGGGAGTCCAAGGAATCATTGTTGTTAATTCAGaag GTATTCCCATCAAAACCACGATGGATAACTCCACTACGATGCAGTACGCAGGTTTAATGCACAACTTAATAATGAAGGCAAGGGGCACCGTGCGAGACATTGATCCCCAGAATGACCTCACATTCCTACGGATTCGCTCCAAGAAAAACGAGATCATGATTGCACCAG ATAAAGACTACTTCCTAATTGTCATTCAGAATCCTACAGAGTGA